The following are encoded together in the Thermococcus sibiricus MM 739 genome:
- a CDS encoding preprotein translocase subunit Sec61beta translates to MAKERTTLPPTGAGLMRFFDEDTRAIKISPKGAIAIVLIFIAIEILLNVFGTQIFG, encoded by the coding sequence ATGGCAAAGGAAAGGACAACTCTACCACCAACTGGTGCAGGTTTAATGAGGTTTTTCGATGAGGACACACGAGCAATAAAAATAAGCCCCAAGGGGGCAATAGCAATAGTGCTAATCTTCATTGCCATTGAGATATTACTAAATGTCTTTGGCACCCAAATCTTCGGCTAA
- a CDS encoding OB-fold nucleic acid binding domain-containing protein: protein MKKRLPSTRVYIKDILEGFYVRSEGDFEPNYLITKDARRVYRAKIVGTVVREPTIAEDETYGKFQIDDGTGVIWVLGFRDDTKFIRLVKRGDIVQLIGKVGEWRDDKQVLVEGVTKVDPEMWILHRYETLRDKLNHIKNAKLAFEIYNTYGITAKAKVIAKNKGVPEDLLTAIDELYAVIMEQKAEESVLEEELFEEETKEVKEGIEEAKKAVLEILRSKGTAVSLKFIQRKLQEKYDPETIEEAVRALLTEGEIFEPEIGYYQTLE, encoded by the coding sequence ATGAAAAAGAGGTTGCCTTCTACTAGGGTCTATATAAAAGACATACTCGAAGGATTTTACGTAAGAAGTGAGGGGGACTTTGAGCCCAATTATCTGATCACGAAAGATGCTAGGAGAGTTTACAGAGCAAAGATTGTAGGCACTGTAGTTAGAGAACCGACTATTGCAGAAGATGAAACTTATGGTAAATTTCAGATTGATGACGGAACTGGAGTAATATGGGTTCTTGGGTTTAGAGACGATACCAAGTTTATTCGACTGGTGAAAAGAGGAGACATTGTTCAGTTAATCGGTAAAGTTGGAGAGTGGAGAGATGATAAACAAGTACTTGTTGAAGGGGTCACAAAAGTAGACCCTGAGATGTGGATACTTCATCGATATGAGACTTTAAGAGATAAGCTAAACCACATTAAAAACGCAAAATTGGCATTTGAAATTTACAACACATATGGTATTACGGCAAAAGCAAAGGTAATAGCTAAGAACAAGGGGGTACCCGAGGATTTACTTACAGCTATTGATGAGCTTTATGCAGTAATAATGGAACAGAAAGCTGAAGAATCAGTGTTAGAAGAAGAATTATTTGAAGAAGAGACTAAGGAGGTTAAGGAAGGGATTGAAGAAGCTAAAAAAGCAGTTTTAGAAATTCTTAGATCAAAAGGAACAGCTGTATCTTTGAAATTCATTCAGAGAAAATTACAAGAGAAGTACGACCCTGAAACCATTGAAGAAGCCGTTAGAGCGCTTCTAACAGAAGGAGAGATTTTTGAACCTGAAATTGGTTATTATCAGACTCTTGAGTGA
- a CDS encoding MFS transporter, which translates to MDNKSNNDSDIINKRVVLLIVTLASFLTPFMSSSMNIALPSIGKEFSMNVVLLNWVATSYLLAAAIFLVPFGKIADIKGRKKVFSYGILIYALSSFLCAISTSSVMLISFRILQGIGSAMIFGTAVAILTSVFPPRERGKVLGINAAAVYLGLSLGPFLGGSLTQYLGWRSIFIANAVLGLITIILVLWKLKGDWAEAKGEKFDFIGSIVYSLSLAAIMYGFSLIPAMSGLWLVLVGVFMFLLFVRWEMKTKNPILDINLFRNNITFTFSNIAALINYSATFAVAFLLSLYLQYIKGFSPQNAGSILVAQPVVMAIFSPLAGRLSDRVEPGIIASAGMALTTVSLSLFTFLSEKTSLEVIVASLILLGFGLALFSSPNTNAIMSSVERRFYGVASATLATMRLTGQTLSMGIVMLIFAIYMGNVQITPQYYPIFLTSMKTVFIIFALLCFGGIFASLARGKVQ; encoded by the coding sequence ATGGATAATAAGTCGAATAATGACAGCGACATTATAAATAAGAGGGTTGTCTTATTGATTGTTACACTCGCTTCTTTCCTCACACCCTTTATGAGTTCCTCAATGAATATTGCACTTCCCTCAATTGGGAAAGAATTTTCGATGAATGTCGTTCTGTTGAACTGGGTTGCCACTTCATATCTCCTGGCTGCAGCAATTTTTCTTGTCCCTTTTGGAAAGATAGCAGATATAAAGGGAAGGAAGAAGGTTTTTTCCTACGGAATATTGATTTATGCCCTTTCATCTTTTCTTTGTGCAATCTCAACATCTAGTGTCATGCTTATTTCTTTTAGAATTTTGCAGGGAATTGGAAGTGCAATGATATTCGGGACAGCTGTGGCGATTCTAACTTCCGTATTTCCCCCAAGAGAACGGGGTAAAGTCCTTGGAATAAATGCTGCGGCAGTTTATTTAGGACTATCTCTCGGGCCATTTTTAGGAGGGTCCCTGACCCAATACCTTGGCTGGAGAAGCATCTTTATTGCAAATGCAGTTCTTGGTTTAATAACAATAATTCTCGTTTTATGGAAATTAAAAGGAGATTGGGCTGAGGCAAAGGGGGAGAAGTTCGATTTTATTGGTTCCATAGTTTACAGCCTTTCTCTTGCGGCAATTATGTATGGCTTTTCTCTGATACCTGCAATGTCAGGCCTATGGTTGGTGCTAGTAGGCGTCTTCATGTTTTTGTTATTCGTTAGGTGGGAGATGAAGACAAAAAATCCCATTTTGGATATAAACCTTTTCAGGAACAACATAACATTTACCTTCTCTAATATAGCTGCTTTAATCAATTATAGTGCGACTTTTGCTGTAGCTTTTCTCTTAAGCCTTTACCTGCAATATATAAAAGGGTTTAGCCCTCAAAACGCTGGTTCGATTTTGGTTGCTCAGCCCGTTGTGATGGCTATTTTCTCACCGCTTGCAGGCAGACTTTCCGATAGAGTTGAGCCGGGAATAATAGCCTCAGCAGGTATGGCATTAACAACGGTGAGCCTTTCGCTCTTTACTTTTTTGAGCGAAAAAACAAGTTTGGAAGTTATTGTAGCCAGTTTAATTCTTCTTGGTTTTGGACTTGCTCTCTTTTCCTCTCCTAACACAAATGCGATTATGAGTTCCGTTGAGCGGAGATTTTATGGAGTAGCTTCAGCAACGCTTGCAACGATGCGGCTGACTGGACAGACGCTAAGCATGGGCATTGTAATGTTAATATTTGCCATATACATGGGGAATGTTCAAATTACGCCTCAATACTACCCAATTTTTTTAACCAGCATGAAAACAGTATTCATCATCTTCGCCCTTCTATGCTTTGGTGGCATATTTGCATCACTTGCAAGAGGAAAGGTTCAATAA
- a CDS encoding 30S ribosomal protein S6e — MATFKLVISDTKTGVAKQIEITGAEADKLIGLRIGDEIEAKELGFNLSEIFGSEIPGDVKLKITGGTDKDGFPMRPDVHGPRRVKILISRGPGFRPQERGERRKKTVRGNTISPEIAQINVKIVYP; from the coding sequence ATGGCCACATTTAAACTTGTAATATCTGACACAAAAACTGGTGTTGCAAAACAGATTGAGATTACTGGGGCTGAAGCAGATAAATTGATTGGTTTGAGAATAGGTGACGAGATAGAGGCCAAAGAATTAGGATTCAACTTGAGTGAAATCTTTGGAAGTGAAATTCCTGGCGATGTTAAACTCAAGATAACTGGCGGAACTGATAAAGATGGATTCCCCATGAGACCTGATGTTCATGGTCCAAGAAGAGTTAAAATTCTCATCTCGAGAGGACCAGGATTTAGGCCTCAGGAGAGAGGAGAGAGGCGAAAGAAAACCGTTAGAGGGAATACTATAAGTCCTGAAATCGCCCAAATAAATGTTAAGATAGTCTATCCATGA
- a CDS encoding Replication factor A complex, RPA14 subunit, producing MEEAPTQIKRRRPAVEKKISEIAPEDLRVSLIGKVVKVDKIDYIFWLDDGTGVVAIECEENVLPKVGQVVRVIGRVIKNEEIHIYGEIVQDFDTVNLEYLEEIQELEKKLLPKIENALAWWLE from the coding sequence ATGGAAGAGGCACCTACTCAGATTAAAAGACGTAGACCTGCTGTAGAGAAGAAGATTTCTGAGATTGCCCCTGAGGATCTTAGAGTTTCGCTCATTGGCAAAGTGGTCAAAGTAGATAAAATAGATTACATCTTTTGGCTTGATGATGGAACAGGAGTTGTTGCAATAGAGTGCGAGGAGAACGTCTTACCAAAAGTTGGACAGGTTGTAAGGGTAATTGGCAGAGTTATTAAGAATGAGGAAATCCACATATATGGTGAAATAGTCCAGGATTTTGATACTGTGAATCTGGAATATCTTGAAGAGATTCAAGAACTTGAGAAAAAACTCCTCCCAAAAATTGAAAATGCTCTTGCGTGGTGGTTAGAATGA
- the engB gene encoding GTP-binding protein EngB has protein sequence MIIFVGRSNVGKSTLIFRLTGKYVKRGKRPGITRKPIEIGWRGKTIVDMPGFGFMSGVPKYIQEKIKTEIVQFIENNADKIETAVLVIDGKSALEIIERWEKRGEIPIDVEFFQFLQELEIPIIVAVNKMDKIKNLNLTINRLIEKFGLLGTWEDYKDIFVPISAKFGTNIQELRKLIEKNIKKSQELHE, from the coding sequence ATGATAATTTTTGTCGGTCGCTCAAATGTCGGAAAAAGTACTCTAATATTTAGACTCACAGGGAAATATGTTAAAAGGGGAAAACGACCCGGAATAACTAGGAAACCTATTGAAATTGGCTGGAGGGGTAAAACCATAGTTGATATGCCTGGATTTGGGTTCATGAGTGGAGTTCCAAAGTATATCCAAGAGAAAATAAAGACTGAAATAGTGCAGTTCATAGAGAATAATGCAGATAAAATAGAAACTGCTGTTCTTGTTATAGATGGCAAGAGTGCCTTAGAGATTATTGAAAGATGGGAAAAGAGGGGAGAAATTCCAATAGACGTTGAGTTTTTCCAGTTTCTTCAAGAATTGGAAATACCTATTATTGTAGCTGTTAACAAAATGGATAAAATAAAGAATCTCAACCTTACAATAAATAGACTCATAGAAAAATTTGGACTCTTGGGTACTTGGGAAGATTACAAAGATATATTTGTCCCAATTTCCGCAAAGTTTGGCACAAATATACAAGAATTGAGAAAATTAATAGAAAAAAATATCAAAAAGTCTCAAGAACTACATGAGTGA
- a CDS encoding translation initiation factor IF-2 subunit gamma yields the protein MVKKKFKQAEVNIGMVGHVDHGKTTLTRALTGIWTDTHSEELRRGITIKIGFADAEIRKCPSCGKYSNSPKCPYCGAETEFERRVSFIDSPGHEALMTTMLAGASLMDGAVLVIAANEPCPKPQTREHLMALQIVGNRNIIIAQNKIELVTKEQAIENYNQIKEFVKGTVAENAPIIPISALHGANIDVLISAIEEIIPTPKRDPNKAPRMLVLRSFDVNKPGTLPEKLVGGVIGGSIIQGKLKVGDEIEIRPGVPYEEHGRIKYESITTEITSLQAGGKSVKEAYPGGLVGVGTKLDPFLTKGDLMAGNVVGKPGKLPPVWQELRLEVHLLERVVGTEEELKVEPIKRREVLLLNVGTARTMGLVTGLGKDEVELKLQIPICAEPGERVAISRQVGSRWRLIGYGFIKG from the coding sequence ATGGTGAAGAAAAAGTTTAAACAAGCCGAGGTTAATATTGGTATGGTTGGTCACGTTGATCATGGCAAGACAACATTAACAAGAGCTTTAACTGGCATCTGGACTGATACTCACAGTGAAGAGCTCAGAAGAGGTATTACAATCAAGATAGGTTTTGCTGATGCTGAAATAAGAAAATGTCCGAGTTGTGGTAAATATTCTAATTCTCCAAAGTGCCCATACTGTGGAGCTGAAACTGAGTTTGAAAGAAGAGTTTCATTTATCGACTCCCCTGGTCACGAAGCTTTGATGACTACAATGCTTGCAGGGGCTTCTTTGATGGATGGGGCAGTTTTAGTTATTGCAGCAAATGAACCTTGTCCAAAGCCTCAAACAAGAGAGCACTTGATGGCCCTTCAGATTGTTGGTAATAGGAACATAATAATTGCTCAAAACAAGATTGAGCTTGTAACAAAAGAACAGGCTATAGAGAACTATAACCAAATTAAGGAGTTTGTTAAAGGTACCGTGGCAGAAAACGCTCCGATAATTCCAATATCAGCTCTTCATGGAGCCAACATTGACGTATTGATAAGTGCGATAGAGGAGATAATCCCAACTCCCAAGAGGGATCCAAATAAAGCTCCAAGAATGCTTGTTTTGAGGAGTTTTGATGTTAACAAACCTGGAACTCTCCCCGAGAAACTTGTAGGTGGGGTCATTGGAGGATCCATTATTCAAGGAAAACTAAAGGTTGGAGATGAAATAGAGATAAGACCTGGAGTTCCATATGAGGAGCACGGTAGAATAAAATATGAATCTATAACTACAGAGATTACTTCACTCCAAGCAGGCGGAAAATCTGTGAAAGAAGCGTATCCTGGGGGTTTAGTAGGCGTTGGAACTAAACTCGACCCCTTCTTGACTAAGGGGGACCTTATGGCAGGAAATGTTGTAGGAAAGCCTGGAAAACTCCCGCCGGTATGGCAAGAATTACGATTAGAGGTTCATTTATTGGAAAGGGTTGTAGGAACTGAAGAAGAACTCAAGGTGGAGCCCATAAAGAGAAGGGAAGTCCTCCTCCTTAACGTTGGAACAGCTAGGACAATGGGCCTTGTTACAGGCTTAGGAAAAGATGAAGTAGAGTTAAAGCTTCAAATTCCAATATGTGCAGAACCAGGAGAAAGAGTTGCAATAAGCAGACAAGTAGGTTCAAGGTGGAGACTCATTGGATATGGGTTTATAAAGGGATGA
- a CDS encoding Clp1/GlmU family protein yields MNKARYTNKIPEDRGEVIKVIEEVKKPVKVMILGGVDSGKTTLAVFLTNELLKNGFKVGVIDSDVGQKGILPPGLISLGFPEKVFNSLEEIKAEKHYFVGTITPNQFFGEMITGVKLLVNEALDTADVLIIDTTGLIHGPGVELKRMKIEVIQPEIIIALQKKDELENIIRPFEKKAKVFRLKISENAKLHTREERRRIRREKWRKYFEQAQEYTISLQNMMISGTWIFQGEEVTKKEKEMLENLFKWIIFHGRKVSNKYFVVKADIGNFPRNFNKNTLLTCDFENLSNLIVGFIDKEGFCLGLGILKFINFREFTAQIITPLKKEDLENVVELRFGRIRVREDGEELGLLSREAL; encoded by the coding sequence ATGAACAAAGCAAGATATACCAACAAAATTCCAGAAGATAGAGGGGAAGTTATCAAAGTCATTGAAGAAGTTAAGAAGCCAGTTAAAGTAATGATACTAGGTGGAGTGGACAGTGGAAAGACCACTTTAGCAGTTTTTTTAACAAATGAACTATTAAAAAATGGCTTTAAAGTAGGAGTAATTGACAGTGATGTAGGGCAAAAAGGAATACTTCCTCCGGGTCTCATAAGTCTTGGATTCCCTGAGAAAGTTTTTAATTCACTAGAAGAAATAAAAGCAGAAAAACATTATTTTGTTGGGACTATTACTCCAAACCAATTTTTTGGAGAGATGATTACGGGAGTGAAACTTCTGGTAAATGAGGCCCTTGATACAGCAGATGTTTTGATTATCGACACTACAGGCCTAATTCATGGCCCAGGTGTTGAGCTAAAACGAATGAAAATCGAAGTTATTCAGCCGGAAATCATCATTGCACTTCAGAAAAAGGATGAACTTGAAAATATAATTCGGCCATTTGAAAAGAAAGCAAAAGTATTCCGACTAAAGATCAGTGAAAACGCCAAACTCCATACAAGAGAAGAAAGAAGACGAATAAGAAGGGAGAAATGGAGAAAATACTTCGAACAAGCTCAGGAATACACAATCAGCTTGCAGAATATGATGATAAGTGGTACGTGGATATTCCAAGGTGAAGAAGTTACAAAAAAGGAAAAAGAAATGTTGGAAAACCTCTTTAAATGGATTATCTTTCATGGAAGAAAAGTTTCCAACAAGTATTTTGTGGTAAAAGCTGATATAGGAAACTTTCCACGAAATTTTAACAAGAACACATTGCTGACTTGCGACTTTGAGAATTTGAGCAATCTTATTGTTGGATTTATCGATAAAGAGGGATTTTGCCTAGGGTTAGGAATCCTTAAATTTATAAATTTCAGAGAGTTTACGGCCCAAATAATCACCCCATTAAAAAAGGAAGATCTTGAAAATGTCGTGGAACTAAGATTTGGTAGAATTAGAGTTAGAGAAGATGGTGAAGAACTTGGCTTGCTTTCTCGAGAAGCCCTTTAG
- a CDS encoding geranylgeranylglycerol-phosphate geranylgeranyltransferase — MELKCFIEILRPINCLIAGLVGILGATVALGHLPPIKTSLLIFLVVFLECSWGNIINDYFDYEIDKINRPNRPLPRGALSKNIALVYGISLGGVAILIAYLINFEAFIFALGAYLLMYLYARKLKPQPFIGNLVVATLTGITPIYGAIAVGKIGLAGYLALCAFLVNVAREIFKDIEDIEGDKAQGAKTLPIVWGIESSSKIGVIFSVATIIASLLPVKAGIGLGYFPIIIVDGIILWAAYEVLKNPSPKTAGRVQKKLKIAIYLAVFSFLLGSITKGV, encoded by the coding sequence ATGGAACTCAAATGCTTTATTGAGATTTTAAGACCTATAAATTGTCTCATCGCTGGTTTAGTTGGTATTCTCGGTGCTACCGTTGCTTTAGGCCATTTGCCCCCAATAAAAACCAGCCTATTGATCTTTTTAGTAGTGTTCTTGGAATGTAGTTGGGGAAACATCATTAACGACTATTTTGATTATGAAATAGATAAAATCAACCGGCCAAATAGGCCTCTACCTCGAGGGGCCCTCTCCAAGAATATTGCTCTTGTATATGGCATTTCTCTTGGAGGGGTGGCCATTCTTATCGCTTACCTAATAAATTTTGAAGCATTTATCTTTGCCTTGGGTGCTTATTTGTTAATGTATCTCTATGCACGAAAACTCAAACCCCAACCATTTATTGGGAATCTAGTTGTGGCAACCTTAACTGGGATTACTCCAATATATGGAGCAATTGCTGTTGGTAAAATCGGACTTGCTGGATATCTTGCTCTATGTGCATTTTTGGTAAATGTTGCCAGAGAAATCTTCAAGGATATTGAAGATATTGAGGGAGATAAAGCCCAAGGAGCAAAAACTCTCCCCATTGTATGGGGTATTGAAAGCTCCTCTAAAATTGGGGTTATATTCAGCGTTGCCACTATAATTGCATCCTTACTTCCTGTTAAAGCCGGAATCGGCCTTGGATATTTCCCTATAATAATCGTTGATGGAATAATTTTATGGGCCGCTTACGAAGTTTTAAAAAACCCTTCTCCTAAAACTGCTGGAAGGGTTCAAAAGAAGTTGAAGATTGCTATATACTTGGCAGTATTTAGTTTTTTATTGGGATCTATAACGAAAGGAGTGTGA
- a CDS encoding Lrp/AsnC ligand binding domain-containing protein — translation MNNESKLTSRQMDLLRKLYQEGKTIEVHTVEKTQDEIADELSITRQALSNHLKTLKELGYIRTGRGFIDLTDKALEFLGEKKGDVFIFVRIEPTKRKQVYESIRKLKIKRIHRVTGDIDLIVEADKTRLDEILEEVASLDGVRETITHVVLETF, via the coding sequence ATGAATAATGAATCTAAGCTTACATCAAGACAAATGGATTTGCTTAGAAAACTATACCAAGAAGGAAAAACAATAGAAGTGCATACAGTTGAGAAAACTCAAGATGAAATTGCGGATGAGTTAAGCATAACTAGGCAAGCTTTGAGTAATCACCTTAAGACTCTCAAAGAGCTTGGATACATAAGAACTGGAAGAGGATTTATTGATCTTACAGATAAGGCATTAGAATTTTTAGGAGAAAAGAAGGGAGATGTCTTTATTTTTGTCAGAATTGAACCGACCAAGAGAAAGCAGGTTTATGAATCAATTAGAAAGCTTAAGATCAAGCGCATTCACAGAGTTACTGGAGACATTGATCTTATTGTTGAGGCTGACAAGACAAGGCTTGATGAGATACTTGAAGAAGTGGCTTCTCTTGATGGAGTCAGGGAAACTATCACTCATGTAGTTCTTGAGACTTTTTGA
- a CDS encoding type II toxin-antitoxin system VapC family toxin: MKKWLVIPDTNFLLIPGQFGVNIVGELQRILDVNFEIAIPNVVVDELEVIERKVRGKDFMAVKMAKKLAKKFIVIEIGKFGEKPIDQQILEFASKTSNVIVCTNDRALKKKLRENGIPVVYLRQKKILELEGMIS, translated from the coding sequence ATGAAAAAGTGGCTCGTTATCCCTGACACAAATTTCCTTTTGATTCCAGGGCAATTTGGAGTTAATATAGTTGGTGAGCTTCAGCGCATACTTGATGTAAATTTTGAAATAGCAATTCCAAATGTTGTAGTTGATGAATTAGAGGTTATAGAACGCAAAGTTAGAGGGAAGGACTTCATGGCTGTTAAAATGGCCAAAAAGCTTGCCAAGAAGTTTATTGTAATAGAGATTGGTAAATTTGGAGAAAAACCCATAGATCAACAAATACTTGAGTTTGCATCAAAAACATCAAATGTTATTGTATGCACTAATGACAGGGCGTTGAAGAAAAAACTTCGGGAAAATGGAATTCCTGTGGTTTATTTACGCCAAAAAAAGATTTTGGAACTTGAGGGCATGATTTCATAG